In one window of Solanum pennellii chromosome 2, SPENNV200 DNA:
- the LOC107009390 gene encoding uncharacterized protein LOC107009390, translated as MDEEEANRRHNKERRPLPIRGMESVIATVSGYHGTERFNLIKLIDKSGASYVGSMNQSITHLVCWRFEGKKYELAKKFKMSIINHKWVEDCIKEGRRLPEAPYTFQCGQDVGPLMLDSTLLIETIQLNLSKKPAIHIESEEDFNSWTDSTLLKENLFPEMGKYKDRRRRKSNVNIKNKDCSDEHSLQGSHRIEIEDLNLASSASHKSNKRSSEFCETSRRSRRLMKKNISGDLLEITSGSGKHSLQIQARQELETSAQFYNLDVEMPEISVNNRHGSGFSCYQSEPIRIDLDGIEETEVNRPLDSGNQNLQTESASSDLTGNRQEPCPAIDEVQNEPDNTCKASTSTTLSCVICWTDFSSSRGVLPCGHRFCFSCIQTWANHMASSRKVSTCPLCKASFVAIRKVDDAIPADQKIYTQTIPEQNPEMDIYILPEGVTPRLPSNSSRTPVCCQCSCREPEDLLVKCHLCETLCIHSYCLDPPLFPWTCTHCKDLQRLYRRNW; from the exons ATGGATGAGGAAGAGGCGAATCGACGGCATAATAAAG AGCGCCGGCCTTTACCTATCCGAGGCATGGAATCGGTGATTGCTACAGTCAGTGGATACCACGGTACCGAGAGATTTAATCTTATCAAGTTGATCGATAAGAGTGGTGCAAGTTATGTCGGTTCAATGAACCAGTCGATCACTCATTTG GTGTGTTGGAGATTTGAAGGGAAGAAATATGAGCTTGcaaaaaagttcaaaatgtCAATAATCAACCATAAGTGGGTTGAAGATTGTATTAAGGAAGGAAGACGTCTTCCGGAGGCTCCCTACACATTTCAGTG TGGACAAGACGTGGGGCCGTTAATGTTGGATAGTACACTTCTTATAGAAACCATACAATTGAATCTCTCCAAGAAACCAGCTATTCATATTGAATCTGAAGAGGATTTCAACTCTTGGACGGATTCAACTTTGTTAAAAGAG AATTTATTTCCTGAGATGGGTAAATACAAGGATAGACGAAGGAGGAAATCAAAtgtcaatattaaaaataaggaTTGTTCCGATGAACACTCTTTACAAGGCTCACATAGGATAGAG ATTGAAGATTTGAATTTGGCCTCTTCTGCTTCCCATAAATCCAATAAGAGAAGTTCTGAATTTTGTGAAACTTCTCGCAGAAGTCGTagattgatgaagaagaacattaGTGGGGATCTTCTGGAGATTACTTCGGGTTCAGGGAAACATAGTCTCCAAATACAAGCTCGTCAGGAACTTGAAACTTCAGCACAATTTTACAACTTGGATGTTGAAATGCCAGAAATCTCTGTGAACAACCGGCATGGATCTGGTTTTAGCTGCTATCAGTCGGAGCCAATTAGAATAGACCTGGATGGTATTGAGGAAACTGAAGTTAACAGACCTCTTGATAGTGGTAATCAGAATTTACAAACAGAAAGTGCTTCCTCCGATCTTACTGGAAACCGACAAGAGCCATGCCCAGCTATTGATGAGGTCCAAAATGAGCCTGATAATACTTGCAAAGCGTCTACATCAACCACATTATCCTGTGTCATATGTTGGACAGACTTCAGTTCATCCAGGGGGGTGCTTCCCTGTGGTCATCGTTTTTGTTTCTCATGCATCCAGACGTGGGCCAATCATATG GCATCAAGCAGAAAAGTATCAACATGCCCTTTGTGCAAGGCTAGTTTTGTTGCCATTAGAAAGGTTGATGATGCAATTCCTGCTGATCAAAAGATATACACCCAAACTATTCCCGAGCAGAATCCAGAAATGGACATATATATACTTCCTGAGGGTGTAACACCAAGGTTGCCTTCAAAT TCATCAAGAACTCCAGTCTGTTGTCAATGCTCTTGTCGAGAACCAGAGGACCTACTAGTCAAATGCCATCTATGCGAGACTCTCTGTATCCATTCCTATTGTCTGGATCCTCCATTGTTTCCATGGACATGCACGCACTGCAAGGATCTACAAAGGCTTTACCGTCGTAACTGGTAA
- the LOC107009304 gene encoding protein trichome birefringence-like 19: MNFQDLDHSLGKLQTRKKNATKIAPFVALAILFTLIPIYYPSMHPKKLSQVLSSSSLVPLPDSNTQHLSNNSNSSSSSSSTTQQINVTKSDGDHVSVAPQQARIINSTDEKCDLFSGEWVENQEAPYYTNMTCFTIQEHQNCMKYGRPDTDFLKWKWKPDGCELPIFDAHQFLELVRGKSLAFVGDSVARNHMQSLICLLSKVVYPIDVSNSTDQDNRRWEYREYNFNMSIFWAPYLIKANKTEPNNIYQPFNLYLDEPDESWSTKIQDFDYVIISSGHWFSRPTMFYLNHTLVGCLFCSQPNVTQMTSFFSYQKAFHTAFRTINSLENYKGVTFLRTFAPSHFEDGVWDKGGDCVRKTPFKRNEKVLEDYSLEFYKIQLQELTIAQKEGKMRNLKFRLFDATQAMLLRPDGHPSKYGHWPKPNVTFSNDCVHWCLPGPIDVWNDFLLELMKREESHR; the protein is encoded by the exons ATGAATTTCCAAGATCTTGATCATTCATTAGGTAAACTacaaacaagaaagaaaaatgcTACAAAAATTGCCCCCTTCGTCGCCCTCGCCATCTTGTTCACTCTCATCCCTATATACTATCCTTCTATGCATCCTAAAAAACTCTCACaagttctttcttcttcttcattggTACCACTTCCTGATTCTAACACACAACACCTATCCAACAAtagtaatagtagtagtagtagtagtagtacaACACAACAAATTAACGTGACCAAAAGTGATGGTGATCATGTCTCTGTGGCGCCTCAACAAGCAAGGATTATTAATAGTACTGATGAaaaatgtgatttattttcGGGGGAATGGGTAGAAAATCAAGAAGCTCcatattatacaaatatgacatgttttacaattcaagaacatcaaaattgtatgaaatatgGTAGGCCTGATACTGATTTCTTGAAGTGGAAATGGAAGCCTGATGGATGTGAGCTGCCTATATTTGATGCACATCAATTTCTTGAACTTGTTAGGGGAAAATCATTGGCCTTTGTTGGAGATTCAGTTGCAAGAAATCATATGCAATCATTGATATGCCTATTGTCTAAG GTTGTATATCCCATAGATGTTTCAAATTCAACAGACCAAGACAATAGACGTTGGGAATATAGAGAATACAACTTCAACATGTCCATATTTTGGGCACCTTATTTGATAAAAGCAAATAAAACCGAGCCCAATAACATATATCAACCTTTTAATTTATATCTAGATGAACCTGATGAATCTTGGAGCACCAAAATCCAAGATTTCGATTATGTAATCATCTCATCTGGTCATTGGTTTTCTCGTCCAACTATGTTCTACTTAAACCACACCCTAGTTGGCTGCCTTTTCTGCTCGCAACCCAATGTTACCCAAATGACATCATTTTTCAGCTACCAAAAGGCCTTTCACACGGCTTTTCGAACTATTAATAGTTTGGAAAATTATAAGGGTGTGACATTTCTGAGGACATTTGCCCCGTCTCATTTTGAAGACGGGGTTTGGGATAAAGGAGGAGATTGTGTTAGGAAAACCCCATTTAAGAGGAATGAAAAGGTGTTGGAGGATTATAGCTTGGAGTTTTACAAGATTCAATTGCAAGAACTTACAATTGCtcaaaaagaagggaaaatgagaaatttgaaatttaggtTATTTGATGCAACACAAGCAATGTTGTTGAGACCAGATGGTCATCCTAGTAAATATGGACATTGGCCCAAACCAAATGTTACATTTTCAAATGATTGTGTTCATTGGTGTTTACCAGGCCCAATTGATGTGTGGAATGATTTCTTACTTGAACTTATGAAAAGGGAGGAAAGTcatagataa
- the LOC107011794 gene encoding protein FLX-like 2, producing MGSKGRGPPPNIRRPPPGPGMMYPDSFGPPMHNPPPVDFPPFDRLPPPEILEQKIGAQHLEMQKLTTENQRLAATHVTLRRDLAAAQHELQMLHVQIETVKANREQETKGLNDKISRIEAELQAAESIKKELPQAQGEARTLFAARQDLVAKIQMLTQDLQRAHADVLHIPRLLAELESLKKEYQQCRTTYECERKLYSDHLESLQVMEKNYMTMSREVEKLRAELANTSNADRQTGGPYGGSTGYNENDATNNYATGQNIYADGYGVYQGRGSVPTGTNVGGVPAVDSPQVGAQPVPPSNRPPYDTSNMSGYDAQRGIRGPAGHGYEAQMGSSGPGYDAQRGSGLAAYEAQRGHGYDRGPGYDAQRAAGYEAYRGPGYDAYGAPVYDPSKASNYDASSKGGVATQGQVAPIGNAPPGAAPSPGHVGPGYDASAQGGNPARR from the exons ATGGGAAGCAAAGGTCGAGGGCCACCTCCCAACATTAGGCGTCCGCCTCCTGGACCCGGCATGATGTATCCTGATTCTTTTGGTCCTCCTATGCATAACCCTCCACCAGTTGATTTCCCCCCTTTTGACAGGCTACCTCCTCCAGAGATTTTGGAACAGAAGATTGGTGCACAACATCTTGAGATGCAAAAACTTACTACAGAAAATCAGAGGCTTGCTGCCACCCATGTAACTTTGAGGCGAGATTTAGCTGCTGCACAACATGAGCTACAAATGTTGCATGTTCAGATAGAAACAGTCAAGGCCAACAGGGAACAAGAGACTAAAGGCCTCAATGATAAAATTTCTAGGATAGAGGCTGAACTTCAAGCTGCTGAATCTATCAAAAAAGAATTGCCGCAAGCACAAGGGGAAGCTCGCACTTTGTTTGCAGCAAGGCAGGATCTTGTTGCTAAAATACAAATGCTGACTCAGGATCTTCAAAGGGCTCACGCTGATGTGCTACATATTCCTCGTTTGCTGGCTGAGTTGGAGAGCCTAAAAAAGGAGTATCAGCAGTGCCG GACTACCTATGAGTGCGAGAGGAAGTTATACAGTGATCATCTTGAATCTCTTCAAGTGATGGAGAAGAACTACATGACTATGTCCAGAGAGGTGGAAAAGCTTAGGGCAGAGTTGGCAAACACTTCTAACGCTGACAGACAAACAG GTGGACCTTATGGTGGTTCAACTGGATACAATGAGAATGATGCCACTAATAATTATGCTACTGGGCAAAACATCTATGCAGATGGCTATGGAGTTTATCAG GGTAGAGGCTCCGTACCAACAGGGACTAATGTTGGAGGAGTTCCTGCTGTTGACTCTCCACAAGTTGGAGCTCAGCCTGTGCCTCCGTCAAACAGGCCTCCTTATGATACATCAAATATGTCTGGTTATGATGCACAAAGGGGAATTAGAGGCCCCGCTGGACATGGTTATGAAGCACAAATGGGATCAAGTGGTCCTGGCTATGATGCGCAAAGAGGATCTGGTTTAGCAGCTTATGAAGCTCAGAGGGGGCATGGGTATGATAGGGGACCTGGGTATGATGCTCAGAGGGCAGCGGGTTATGAAGCTTACAGAGGACCTGGCTATGATGCATATGGGGCACCTGTTTATGATCCTAGCAAGGCCTCTAACTATGACGCATCATCCAAAGGCGGTGTTGCAACTCAAGGACAGGTAGCACCTATAGGAAATGCTCCTCCTGGGGCAGCTCCCTCACCAGGTCATGTTGGTCCTGGATATGATGCATCAGCACAAGGTGGAAATCCAGCACGTAGATGA